Proteins from a genomic interval of Neodiprion lecontei isolate iyNeoLeco1 chromosome 2, iyNeoLeco1.1, whole genome shotgun sequence:
- the LOC107222532 gene encoding unconventional myosin-XV isoform X2, whose amino-acid sequence MYTEWEKGELVWFDPGVGHVLPGEVLEYHRAAHVLSVQAVIAGKPQVFTLTNLNGVRPRQDLGQNGVEDMIQLSDLNEASLLWNLKIRYDKELIYTYTGSILVAVNPYKMFDIYGLDQVKLYEGRILGTLAPHLFAIGSSAYSQVSAANNASANQVVVISGESGSGKTESTKLVMQYLAAVNRAPSNLVTEQILEAAPLLESFGNAKTPRNDNSSRFGKYLEVHFRDGVIVGGRVTQYLLEKSRIVTQASEERNYHVFYELLAGLDQQLRDKYGLLTPDKYFYLNQGGSCEIDGKNDTQDFKALLSAMQVLGFTSEEQDTIFRILGSVLHLGNVYFHRKQLRHGQEGVEVGSDAEIRWAAHLLQVNADGIIRALTTKTTEARNERVVTALNIDQALDARDAFAKALYSSLFAWLVARVNHIVYKGTKQTSAISILDIFGFENFTENSFEQLCINYANENLHFYFNKHIFKLEQQEYAKEKIDWTMINYTDNLPVINLIAKKPVGILHLLDDESNFPKASDLSFLEKCHYNHALSELYSRPRMNSAEFAIKHYAGQVWYNVEGFLDKNRDTLRPDVVELLISSKILMVSKMFQHVRTTHEANKTMNKPNGRFVTMKPRTPTVSARFHDSLQQLLDLMSQCNPWFVRCIKPNTEKAPMKFDMPCVLEQLRYTGMLETIRIRKTGYPVRLLFSHFVDRYRYLVHTNLPRGAPNKELCRMILDKAAPQESHTQYQLGLTRVFLRESLERTLEYNRALILERAAITVQRYTRGFLARRRFLNISRSTVLLQAVYRGYRERKNYKALKKGVIMAQKLHRGRRERAKFRVLKAEMQKRAEIEKASRERAKAKQQREEQERASRAVAGVNHLEIPAELAFIYSKLDDWHPTHTERNLLKVVGPVVPQPYNYRLPADIDQHQFSKFTNIYFKSHIFGMKREPIKTPFLAKARDQDYTDSLMIFKMLLRFMNENNLSGKREQALGDYIVNKGIVNEKLRDEILCQLANQTWKNENDANKERGWLLLSNCLSAFQPSPTLFKYLLKYVSDHAYDGYKAYCQRKLLQGERTVLRMTNNNQSATYQVARNYPPCVLEWRANRNRVNMALSVGFYDGETTTCAVDSWTSCEELANLAVQNHGVDNTGWTITLWNQLDGPDAIVTETSGFDYVLDLISEMELTPAFPSAKNIFMEQRKNSFPAIKKREHAQVMRELEQELEPPVLKTFQPLERKPIPKVIEKPVVETEIQSPRRPAVPPPQPPVSKAPTRKQSHEGILETSESGLSRKSALNDRYFEKDKQRSRSLDNLLQPDAVTPPSKLANLGLSSSKLNERYHSLERIGETSAVTNVEYMSRAEIMQERKYSRISRTTEPNILEEEDLTIDFEYPDIQSVSQTGRSEDDKSSYIRSQTRFIKSQYPGKRAFPGSQSSRAYIEKSEYGGVKSSAMSDTSEAPSLASHVRRVRVPSQASDVDQFLDELFMPVLDGNLDELSDARSLAASIKGLANRGGPPKTIGDFVSWVTKESFVGSEIVSVIPEEIASRIKGGGNMDIPNQNAAFNFNPMSPAGMMSPPMMMPMFSPTQPVQNQQNPGMNSGFMPIPIYNMQGLSLPAQYPNSPPNQNNDIAAYQQNLQRAFLQSAMAQNIQIQQQLLAQNQALQQLLVQSPQNAAQQPDMPSPPTYSAGPLGMSLAPPAPNNQNEMIQMNETNKMNELGPNDSIGRYSKVSFREPNDGELWSTEKRTMPAQSTPVVRQETVVVKAQVHRSQSPPRKGSGSQETRKVSNDYGVRKISVERKSNERKVSSSSELRRTNVNKGNVQTNFTNVLSELKNRKSSVESNISSSSNSKGVPPPPPMPPPLELNDPSESRPFLDPYGRAKTVRIGKWRWPPPSDATEAQIQDSFIEFKMRQQHQQRKITPQYQEYQVEGENSAEGGVEWEEFEIENVNGSEERSSNNRNATTSPSRHEDGHKDDGERKKKKSKSGFEIGAQRPSPGSIGKLKLSSEMRQRLEKVTANHSVRSTKTTEKPALPREDGKVKRLEDNRKLLLEQQLGGRWDDYASTTGDDAQSVTSKGTTDMMTQAQVVRSQIERMERPAPPPPPVTPPQPPSPRGGSMYSHSQSGVPQPRSPPAPVEPKSREVFRGSPESDMFDHSPKNQRDMFSQSRDLFASQQHLRESQEYRTQYENGKSFYGKDSTDMASSTRDNRSADFDSRKDVTSDLFDAVSSKTPYGRDAYSSGRDIFDTTNAKRDSFGMMRDVSPKSRDSFGMPSSRDFGVVPNTRDSFAAQRQGFKRLDREAERRSSVASTHHTDKMERIEIEEWPEFLKPVLPPVEKPEIEKAQEVVDTKLYPQASTAHFTYNRVTWTLRVKKEVFAPNENLTSPLALHLVFCQVAYDVLATSSIRINKEDRQNMLKMLDNYGINLENLQSTQHKITIKKNVVDMAKQWPIYFARIFPVSIGPQHPEAQHVAVSHHGVRLIKRTTSGDLVILETLLLEDIVGVGPTRSGVCSLQLSSGVRLPLHTNRAPQLGEMISKYIRSIEKKPVHKPIHHDNHVSQITKSIQSQASHANTHQVAQASQANQLNNHGHNHVLANHVGNNHMVTGNHVSHVNHVNQQNNIHQKNHVQSQEWRQHDEGGRLQEESIYESGPVVNDGKHSLLQYAMLNFRQSTEKFEMLKTADGSISGSLKVIESLKSKKKKDKKGKGQQDGAEWTWKEQVDLVKYSLVPIEQSLLRLDPELSTLAVECFLCLMRYMGDQPLPPDMSEVKCVYTILMHCHKLELLRDEIYCQLMKQTTNNKSPNLDSCQRGWRLFSIVAAYFTCSEGLRPYLIKYLETAAYDKRRAFHGTATVCLQNLRKTVKYGGRKNVPSVEEIMAISAGRNAKRQIYRLPGGTERVINTKCTTVVQDVIEEMCSVISVRNPHEMDEFSLYCIVDGDAFTMPLARDEYILDVTTELHKNHQVFYLIFCRSVWYYPLRLDAALYIEVVFNQIAPDYLEGLLLVIPGDHLPQEIIYDMAQNAALLHKAADMTHEPTTKEIKYLLPKPALSLREPRPQQWGNMVQQAWNNVQHNTAAACKAQVLEILSKWPLFGSSFFAVKRVTEGKEKGGDHILALNRHGVHFIDLVTHETLYHYPYSEVISTRKVKSEEGTLYLDMKCGNLMQQRITRLQTEQAHEISRLIRQYITMEQRMTNAQGASVGFGAR is encoded by the exons GGAGGTAGCTGTGAAATCGATGGAAAGAATGATACGCAGGACTTCAAAGCCCTGCTATCGGCCATGCAAGTATTGGGTTTCACGTCTGAGGAACAAGATACTATATTCCGGATTCTTGGTAGCGTTTTGCACTTGGGTAACGTTTACTTTCACCGGAAGCAACTGAGACATGGACAGGAGGGTGTCGAGGTTGGATCCGACGCTGAAATTCGCTGGGCCGCACACCTGCTCCAGGTCAACGCGGACGGTATCATCAGGGCGCTAACCACTAAGACGACC GAAGCCAGAAACGAGAGAGTCGTAACTGCCCTAAACATCGACCAGGCCTTGGACGCCCGGGACGCGTTTGCGAAAGCACTGTACAGTTCCCTCTTTGCGTGGCTCGTTGCTCGAGTAAATCACATCGTTTATAAGGGAACAAAGCAGACCTCGGCGATATCAATTCTGGACATATTCGGTTTTGAGAATTTCACAGAGAACAGTTTCGAACAGCTATGCATCAACTacgcgaatgaaaatttacacttCTATTTCAACAAGCACATATTTAAGCTTGAACAGCAGGAGTAcgcgaaggaaaaaatcgactGGACGATGATTAACTATACT GACAACCTCCCAGTGATAAATCTGATCGCCAAGAAACCAGTGGGGATACTTCACCTCCTGGACGATGAAAGCAACTTCCCAAAGGCGAGTGATTTGTCCTTTTTGGAAAAGTGCCACTACAATCATGCCCTCAGTGAGCTTTACTCCAGGCCGAGAATGAACTCGGCGGAATTCGCTATTAAACATTACGCAGGTCAGGTTTGGTATAATGTCGAGGGTTTCCTTGACAAAAATAGAGACACTCTGAGACCTGACGTCGTCGAGCTGCTCATCAGCAGTAAAATACTC ATGGTCAGCAAGATGTTCCAACACGTGAGAACGACTCACGAAGCAAACAAAACCATGAACAAGCCAAACGGCAGATTCGTCACGATGAAGCCACGAACGCCGACAGTTTCGGCCAGATTCCACGATAGCTTGCAGCAGCTTTTAGACCTGATGTCAca GTGCAATCCATGGTTCGTACGCTGTATAAAACCGAACACAGAAAAGGCGCCGATGAAGTTCGACATGCCCTGTGTACTGGAACAGCTACGTTACACGGGGATGCTGGAAACGATTCGCATTCGTAAAACCGGCTACCCAGTGCGCCTTTTGTTCAGTCACTTCGTAGACCGCTACCGATACTTGGTGCACACAAATCTACCACGCGGTGCGCCGAACAAGGAACTGTGCAGAATGATCCTCGACAAGGCTGCTCCACAGGAGTCACATACTCAGTATCAGCTGGGACTGACCAGAGTTTTTTTGAGAGAGTCACTCGAGAGAACTCTCGAGTACAACAGAGCGCTGATCCTTGAAAGAGCTGCCATCACCGTCCAGCGGTATACCAGAGGCTTCCTCGCTCGCAGGAGATTCTTGAACATTTCTCGAAGCACCGTTCTCCTCCAGGCGGTCTATCGCGGGTACCGCGAACGAAAAAACTACAAAGCTCTTAAGAAGGGTGTAATTATGGCGCAAAAGCTGCACAGGGGCAGAAGAGAGAGAGCCAAGTTCAGGGTCCTCAAGGCCGAGATGCAGAAGAGGGCTGAGATCGAGAAGGCCAGCAGGGAAAGGGCCAAGGCCAAACAACAGCGCGAGGAACAGGAAAGAGCCTCCAGAGCTGTGGCTGGTGTTAATCATCTGGAGATTCCAGCAGAGCTTGCTTTCATCTACAGCAAACTAGACG ACTGGCACCCGACACACACGGAACGGAATTTGCTCAAGGTAGTTGGTCCCGTGGTGCCGCAGCCTTACAACTATCGTCTTCCGGCTGACATTGACCAGCACCAGTTCTCCAAGTTCACGAATATCTACTTTAAGAGTCATATTTTTGGAATGAAACGGGAGCCGATCAAGACGCCGTTCTTAGCAAAGGCGCGGGACCAAGACTACACTGACTCCCtgatgattttcaaaatgctTTTGCGATTCATGAACGAGAACAACCTCAGTGGAAAGCGTGAGCAAGCTCTGGGAGACTACATTGTCAACAAGGGGATAGTCAACGAGAAACTGAGAGACGAGATTCTCTGTCAATTGGCTAATCAGACCTGGAAAAATGAGAATGATGCTAACAAGGAGAGGGGCTGGCTCTTGCTGTCGAATTGTTTATCAGCCTTCCAACCGAGTCCGACACTCTTCAAATACCTTCTCAA GTACGTTTCGGACCACGCTTATGACGGCTACAAGGCCTACTGTCAGCGAAAACTTCTTCAGGGTGAAAGAACCGTGCTCAGAATGACGAACAACAATCAATCAGCGACCTATCAAGTCGCCAGAAATTATCCACCCTGTGTTCTGGAGTGGCGAGCAAACAGAAACCGAGTGAACATGGCGCTAAGCGTTGGCTTTTACGATG GTGAAACTACTACTTGTGCCGTCGACTCTTGGACGTCGTGTGAAGAGCTGGCTAACCTCGCAGTCCAGAATCATGGTGTTGATAACACAGGCTGGACCATCACTTTGTGGAATCAGTTAGACGGGCCTGACGCTATAGTCACTGAAACCAGTGGATTTGACTACGTTCTGGATTTGATTTCGGAAATGGAACTCACTCCCGCTTTCCCTTCGGCTAAGAATATCTTCATGGAACAGAGGAAGAACAGCTTCCCAGCTATCAAGAAGCGAGAG CATGCTCAAGTGATGAGGGAATTAGAACAGGAGCTCGAACCGCCTGTGCTGAAAACGTTCCAGCCCCTGGAGAGAAAACCAATTCCGAAAGTCATTGAAAAGCCAGTCGTAGAAACGGAAATTCAATCTCCGAGACGGCCAGCTGTCCCACCTCCGCAACCACCAGTTTCCAAAGCTCCT acgaGAAAGCAGTCTCACGAAGGAATACTAGAGACTTCTGAATCGGGTCTCTCCCGAAAATCAGCCTTGAATGACCGTTACTTTGAGAAGGACAAGCAGCGGAGTAGAAGTTTGGACAATTTACTGCAACCGGACGCCGTGACGCCACCAAGCAAGCTTGCGAACCTGGGACTGTCGTCGTCTAAGTTGAACGAGCGATACCACAGCCTGGAAAGAATCGGGGAAACATCGGCGGTGACGAACGTTGAGTATATGAGCAGGGCTGAGATCATGCAGGAGAGGAAATACAGCCGCATCAGCCGAACAACAGAGCCCAATATCCTGGAAGAGGAAGACTTGACCATCGATTTCGAATACCCAGACATTCAGTCGGTTAGCCAAACCGGAAGATCCGAGGACGACAAGAGTAGCTACATCAGGTCACAGACGAGATTCATCAAGTCGCAGTACCCAG GGAAACGCGCTTTTCCTGGAAGCCAATCGAGCAGAGCCTATATCGAGAAGAGCGAATACGGGGGAGTGAAGTCGTCCGCAATGTCCGACACCAGCGAGGCACCTTCCCTGGCTTCCCACGTAAGGAGAGTGCGGGTTCCAAGTCAAGCATCTGACGTAGATCAGTTTCTGGATGAACTGTTCATGCCGGTGCTTGACGGTAATTTGGACGAGCTCTCGGACGCTAGAAGTCTGGCCGCGAGTATCAAGGGCTTAGCGAACAGAGGAGGACCGCCGAAGACTATAGGAGATTTCGTGAGCTGGGTGACTAAAGAGAGTTTCGTAGGTAGTGAAATCGTCTCGGTTATCCCAGAGGAAATTGCATCGAGGATAAAGGGGGGCGGGAATATGGACATTCCAAATCAGAACGCTGCTTTCAACTTCAATCCGATGTCTCCGGCGGGGATGATGTCACCTCCAATGATGATGCCGATGTTCAGCCCGACTCAGCCTGTTCAGAATCAGCAAAACCCCGGAATGAACTCTGGCTTCATGCCCATTCCCATTTACAACATGCAAGGCCTCAGCCTGCCCGCTCAGTACCCGAACTCTCCGCCCAACCAGAACAACGACATTGCTGCATACCAGCAGAATTTGCAAAGGGCTTTTTTGCAGAGTGCTATGGCGCAGAATATTCAAATTCAGCAGCAACTCTTGGCCCAGAATCAAGCGCTCCAACAGCTCTTGGTACAGAGCCCGCAGAACGCAGCTCAGCAGCCG GACATGCCTTCTCCTCCGACGTACTCTGCGGGCCCTTTGGGCATGTCTCTAGCCCCCCCAGCCCCAAACAATCAAAACGAAATGATTCAAATGAATGAAACGAACAAAATGAACGAACTGGGCCCCAATGACTCTATCGGACGCTATTCCAAG GTCTCCTTCCGCGAGCCAAACGACGGCGAGCTTTGGTCGACAGAAAAGCGTACAATGCCTGCGCAGTCGACGCCGGTAGTTCGGCAGGAAACGGTGGTTGTCAAGGCGCAGGTTCACCGGTCTCAGAGCCCTCCTCGAAAGGGAAGCGGAAGCCAAGAGACCCGTAAGGTCAGCAATGATTACGGGGTGCGGAAGATCAGCGTCGAACGGAAGTCGAACGAGAGGAAAGTATCCTCGTCTTCCGAGCTGCGGCGGACCAACGTAAACAAAGGAAACGTTCAGACCAATTTCACCAACGTTCTGAGCGAGCTTAAGAACCGGAAGAGCAGCGTCGAGAGCAACATTTCCAGTTCGAGCAACAGCAAGGGCGTTCCTCCACCCCCGCCGATGCCGCCACCGCTGGAACTCAATGACCCATCGGAATCCAGGCCGTTCCTCGATCCATATGGAAGAGCGAAGACTGTCAGGATTGGAAAGTGGAG gtgGCCCCCACCGAGTGACGCTACTGAGGCTCAGATTCAAGACAGCTTCATAGAGTTCAAAATGCGGCAACAACATCAACAGAGGAAAATCACACCTCAGTACCAGGAGTACCAGGTCGAGGGCGAGAACTCTGCCGAGGGTGGTGTCGAATGGGAAGAATTCGAGATTGAAAACGTCAACGGAAGTGAGGAGCGCAGTTCCAACAATCGGAACGCAACTACGAGCCCATCTAGGCACGAAGATGGACACAAGGACGACggggagagaaagaagaagaagtccAA aTCTGGATTCGAAATCGGAGCTCAACGCCCGTCTCCTGGTAGCATTGGCAAGCTCAAACTCAGTTCGGAGATGAGACAGCGGCTAGAAAAGGTGACGGCAAACCATAGCGTCAGGTCAACCAAGACGACTGAGAAGCCAGCGTTACCCAGAGAGGATGGCAAGGTCAAGAGACTGGAAGACAACAGGAAACTACTGCTGGAACAGCAGCTGG GTGGAAGGTGGGACGACTACGCGTCAACAACTGGAGACGACGCCCAGAGCGTAACGTCGAAGGGAACGACGGACATGATGACACAGGCCCAAGTGGTCCGCAGTCAGATTGAGCGAATGGAGAGGCCGGCGCCACCCCCGCCTCCGGTTACACCCCCGCAGCCACCCAGTCCTCGAGGTGGCAGCATGTACAGTCACAG TCAATCCGGAGTGCCTCAGCCCAGATCACCACCGGCTCCAGTGGAGCCAAAGAGTCGCGAGGTCTTCCGGGGTTCTCCGGAGTCGGACATGTTCGACCACTCGCCAAAGAACCAGCGGGACATGTTCAGCCAGAGTCGAGACCTGTTCGCGTCGCAGCAGCACCTCAGGGAGTCGCAAGAGTACAGAACGCAGTACGAAAACGGTAAAAGCTTCTACGGCAAGGACAGCACGGACATGGCCAGCTCGACGCGGGACAACCGGAGCGCCGATTTCGACTCGAGGAAGGACGTAACCTCCGACTTATTCGACGCGGTGTCGTCGAAAACGCCTTACGGCAGGGATGCGTACTCCTCGGGTAGGGATATATTTGACACGACAAACGCGAAGAGGGACTCATTCGGGATGATGAGAGACGTCTCGCCAAAGTCTAGGGACAGCTTCGGAATGCCGTCCTCGAGGGACTTTGGAGTGGTCCCTAACACTCGGGATTCATTCGCCGCCCAGCGTCAGGGATTCAAAAGGCTAGACCGCGAGGCCGAGCGGAGATCCAGCGTTGCCTCGACTCATCACACCGATAAGATGGAGAGGATCGAGATCGAGGAGTGGCCAGAGTTCCTGAAGCCCGTTCTGCCGCCGGTTGAGAAGCCGGAGATCGAGAAGGCCCAGGAGGTCGTTGACACCAAGCTGTACCCTCAAGCATCCACTGCCCATTTCACCTACAACCGCGTTACATGGACCCTCAGAGTCAAGAAGGAGGTCTTTGCTCCTAACGAGAATTTGACCAGTCCTTTAGCTCTTCATCTCGTCTTTTGTCAGGTTGCGTACGATGTACTCGCCACCTCCAGCATCAGGATAAACAAGGAGGATAGGCAGAACATGCTCAAAATGCTTGACAATTACGGAATCAATTTGGAAAACCTTCAGAGCACTCAGCACAAGATTACGATAAAAAAGAACGTCGTCGACATGGCCAAGCAGTGGCCGATCTATTTCGCGAGGATCTTTCCAGTTTCG ATCGGACCACAGCATCCGGAAGCCCAGCACGTTGCCGTGTCGCATCATGGCGTTCGGCTGATAAAGAGAACGACGAGTGGTGACCTGGTCATTCTAGAGACTCTGCTCCTCGAGGATATCGTCGGCGTCGGACCGACCAGATCCGGGGTCTGCAGTCTGCAGCTCTCTTCCGGCGTGAGGCTTCCTCTGCACACCAACAGAGCTCCGCAGCTCGGAGAGATGATCAGCAAGTACATCCGATCG ATCGAGAAAAAGCCGGTGCACAAACCGATCCATCACGACAACCACGTGTCTCAGATAACAAAATCTATTCAATCGCAAGCTAGTCATGCCAATACTCATCAAGTGGCCCAAGCGAGCCAGGCGAACCAGCTCAATAACCACGGCCACAATCACGTGCTCGCAAATCACGTTGGCAACAATCACATGGTTACTGGAAACCACGTCAGTCACGTCAATCACGTAAACCAGCAGAACAATATCCACCAGAAAAATCACGTCCAGAGTCAAGAATGGCGACAGCATGACGAGGGTGGAAGACTCCAGGAGGAAAGCATTTACGAAAGCGGCCCCGTGGTGAACGATGGAAAGCATTCGCTGCTGCAGTATGCAATGCTCAACTTCCGGCAGAGCACAGAGAA ATTCGAGATGCTCAAGACGGCCGACGGCTCGATCAGCGGTTCCCTCAAAGTGATCGAGTCTCTCAAgagcaagaagaagaaggacaAGAAAGGTAAGGGACAGCAGGACGGCGCCGAGTGGACCTGGAAGGAACAGGTCGACTTGGTCAAGTACTCGCTGGTTCCGATCGAGCAGAGCTTGCTCCGACTTGACCCCGAGCTCAGCACCCTGGCCGTCGAGTGCTTCCTCTGTCTGATGCGGTACATGGGTGACCAGCCGCTTCCGCCCGACATGAGCGAAGTGAAATGCGTCTACACGATACTAATG CACTGTCACAAACTGGAACTTCTACGGGACGAGATCTACTGCCAGCTGATGAAGCAGACGACGAACAACAAGAGCCCGAATCTTGACAGCTGTCAACGCGGCTGGAGGCTCTTCAGCATTGTTGCTGCCTACTTCACATGCAGCGAGGGACTCAGGCCATACCTCATAAAGTACCTGGAGACTGCCGCCTACGACAAGAGGAGGGCCTTCCACGGCACCGCCACCGTCTGTCTGCAGAATCTACGGAAGACCGTCAAGTACGGAGGGAGGAAAAACGTTCCCAGCGTAGAGGAGATCATGGCAATCAGCGCGGGACGAAACGCGAAACGGCAAATTTATAGACTACCGGGTGGTACCGAGAGGGTTATAAACACAAAGTGCACGACGGTCGTTCAG GATGTCATAGAGGAAATGTGCAGCGTAATATCAGTTCGAAATCCTCACGAAATGGACGAGTTTTCTCTCTACTGCATCGTCGACGGTGACGCATTTACGATGCCCTTAGCCAGGGACGAATATATCCTGGACGTAACGACAGAGCTTCACAAAAACCATCAAGTCTTCTACTTGATATTCTGCAG ATCCGTTTGGTACTATCCACTAAGATTGGACGCCGCGCTGTACATAGAAGTTGTGTTCAATCAAATCGCACCTGATTATTTGGAAGGATTGCTACTGGTTATACCCGGGGATCATCTTCCGCAGGAAATTATC TACGACATGGCCCAGAATGCCGCACTGTTGCACAAAGCTGCTGACATGACCCACGAGCCGACTACCAAGGAAATAAAGTACCTTCTACCAAAACCGGCACTGAGTCTCAGGGAACCGCGACCACAACAGTGGGGCAACATGGTCCAGCAGGCGTGGAATAATGTGCAGCACAATACCGCGGCGGCGTGCAAAGCTCAAGTACTAG AAATATTATCCAAGTGGCCACTTTTTGGATCGAGCTTCTTTGCTGTGAAAAGAGTTACTGAGGGCAAGGAGAAGGGCGGAGACCATATCCTGGCTCTGAACAGACACGGTGTTCACTTTATCGACCTGGTGACACAC GAAACTTTGTACCACTATCCTTACTCGGAGGTAATATCGACGCGTAAGGTGAAATCGGAGGAAGGGACGTTGTACCTGGACATGAAATGCGGAAATCTGATGCAGCAGCGTATAACCAGACTTCAGACCGAACAGGCCCACGAGATATCGCGGCTTATCAGGCAGTACATTACGATGGAACAAAGAATGACCAACGCCCAAGGTGCCAGCGTCGGTTTTGGAGCGAGATAG